From Saimiri boliviensis isolate mSaiBol1 chromosome 9, mSaiBol1.pri, whole genome shotgun sequence, a single genomic window includes:
- the ADAM33 gene encoding disintegrin and metalloproteinase domain-containing protein 33 isoform X1 — MLLLLLLLWPAPGTGVLPGPTLGQPVTASWVRDGRPWHSASLEEPVWRPDVGLVALEAEGQELLLELEKNHRLLAPGYTETHYRPDGQPVVLAPNHTDHCHYQGRVRGFPDSWVVLCTCSGMSGLITLSSNASYYLHPWPPQSSKDFSTHRIFRMEQLLTWKGACGHRDPGDKAGMASLPGAPQSRDRREASRTPRYLELYIVADHSLFVTQHRNLNHTKQRLLEVTNYVDQLLRTLDIQVVLIGLEVWTERDRSRVTQDANATLWAFLQWRRGLWAQRPHDSAQLLTWVPLSPTRVPGGAPSPPGPAPVTPRSIPRGRAFQGSTVGLAPVEGMCRAESSGGVSMDHSELPIGTAATMAHEIGHSLGLSHDPDGCCVEAAAEPGGCVMAAATGHPFPRVFSACSRRQLRAFFRKGGGVCLSNAPDSGLPVPPARCGNGFVEAGEECDCGSDQECRDLCCFAHNCSLRAGAQCAHGDCCAHCLLKPAGAPCRQAMGDCDLPEFCTGTSPHCPPDIYLLDGSPCAGGSGYCWDGACPTLERQCQQLWGPGSHPAPEACFQVVNSVGDIHGNCGQDSEGHFLPCAERDALCGKLQCQGGKPSPLTSHMVPVNSTVHLDGHEVTCRGASALPGAKLDLLGLGLVESGTQCGPRMVCQSGRCENTAFQELQRCLTACHRRGVCNSNHNCHCAPGWAPPFCDKPGFGGSVDSGPVQPESRDTFLLAMLLSALLPLLPGAGLAWCYYRLPRANLQRCSWGCRRDPACSGPKDGPHRDHPLGSIHPMELGPTATGQPWPLGPENPPEPSSHPEKPVARSLA; from the exons atgctgctgctgctgctgctgctctggccGGCGCCGGGCACTGGGGTGCTTCCAG GACCTACCCTTGGGCAGCCAGTCACCGCCAGCTGGGTCCGGGATGGACGACCCTGGCACAGCGCCAGCCTGGAGGAGCCG GTATGGAGGCCAGACGTGGGACTTGTGGCCCTGGAGGCTGAAGGCCAGGAGCTCCTGCTTGAGCTGGAGAAGAACCA caggctgcTGGCCCCAGGATACACAGAAACCCACTACCGCCCAGATGGGCAGCCAGTGGTGCTGGCCCCCAACCACACG GATCATTGCCACTACCAAGGGCGAGTGAGGGGCTTCCCCGACTCCTGGGTAGTCCTCTGCACATGCTCTGGGATGAG TGGCCTGATCACCCTCAGCAGCAATGCCAGCTATTATCTGCATCCCTGGCCGCCTCAGAGCTCCAAGGACTTCTCAACCCACAGGATCTTCCGGATGGAGCAGCTGCTCACCTGGAAAGGAGCCTGTGGCCACAGGGATCCCGGGGACAAAGCCGGCATGGCCAGCCTTCCTGGTGCTCCCCAGAGCAGG GACAGGCGAGAAGCAAGCAGGACCCCGAGGTACCTGGAACTGTACATAGTGGCAGACCACAGCCTG TTCGTGACCCAGCACCGGAACCTGAACCACACCAAACAGCGGCTCCTAGAAGTCACCAACTACGTGGACCAG CTTCTCAGGACTCTGGACATTCAGGTGGTGCTGATTGGCTTGGAAGTGTGGACCGAGCGGGACCGCAGCCGCGTCACGCAGGACGCCAACGCCACGCTCTGGGCCTTTCTGCAGTGGCGCCGGGGCCTGTGGGCGCAGCGGCCCCACGACTCCGCACAGCTGCTCACGTGGGTGCCTCTGAGCCCAACGCGGGTCCCAGGAGGGGCGCCCTCGcctcccggccccgccccggTCACGCCGCGCTCCATCCCCAGGGGCCGCGCCTTCCAGGGCTCCACAGTGGGCCTGGCGCCCGTCGAGGGCATGTGCCGCGCAGAGAGCTCGGGAGGCGTGAGCATG GACCACTCGGAGCTCCCCATTGGCACCGCAGCCACCATGGCCCATGAGATCGGCCACAGCCTCGGCCTCAGCCACGACCCCGACGGCTGCTGCGTGGAGGCAGCGGCCGAGCCCGGAGGCTGCGTCATGGCCGCGGCCACCGG GCACCCGTTCCCACGCGTGTTCAGCGCCTGCAGCCGCCGCCAGCTGCGCGCCTTCTTCCGCAAAGGGGGCGGCGTGTGCCTCTCCAATGCCCCAGACTCCGGGCTCCCGGTGCCACCAGCACGCTGCGGGAACGGTTTCGTGGAGGCCGGCGAGGAGTGTGACTGCGGCTCTGATCAG GAATGCCGTGACCTCTGCTGCTTCGCTCACAATTGCTCGCTGCGCGCGGGGGCCCAATGTGCCCATGGGGACTGCTGCGCCCACTGCCTG CTGAAGCCGGCTGGAGCACCGTGCCGCCAAGCCATGGGCGACTGTGACCTCCCTGAGTTCTGCACCGGTACCTCCCCGCACTGTCCCCCGGACATTTACTTACTGGATGGCTCGCCCTGCGCCGGGGGCAGTGGCTACTGCTGGGATGGCGCATGTCCCACGCTGGAGCGGCAGTGCCAGCAGCTCTGGGGGCCTG GCTCCCATCCAGCCCCCGAGGCCTGTTTCCAGGTTGTGAACTCTGTGGGAGATATCCATGGGAACTGTGGCCAGGACAGCGAGGGCCATTTCCTGCCCTGTGCTGAGAG GGATGCCCTGTGTGGGAAGCTGCAGTGCCAGGGCGGAAAGCCCAGCCCACTCACATCACACATGGTGCCAGTGAACTCCACCGTTCACCTAGATGGCCACGAAGTGACCTGTCGGGGAGCCTCAGCACTCCCTGGTGCCAAGTTGGACCTGCTTGGCCTGGGCCTGGTAGAGTCAGGCACCCAGTGTGGACCTAGAATG GTGTGCCAGAGCGGGCGCTGCGAGAACACTGCCTTCCAGGAGCTGCAGCGCTGCCTGACTGCCTGCCACAGACGCGGG GTTTGCAATAGCAACCATAactgccactgtgctccaggctgggCTCCACCCTTCTGTGACAAGCCAGGCTTCGGTGGCAGCGTGGACAGTGGCCCTGTGCAGCCTGAAA GCCGTGACACCTTCCTGTTGGCCATGCTCCTCAGCGCCCTGCTGCCTCTGCTCCCAGGGGCCGGCCTGGCCTGGTGTTACTACCGGCTCCCAAGAGCCAATCTGCAGCGatgcagctggggctgcaggagggACCCTGCGTGCAGTGG GCCCAAGGATGGCCCACACAGGGACCACCCGCTGGGCAGCATTCACCCCATGGAGTTGGGCCCCACAGCCACTGGACAGCCCTGGCCCCTAG GCCCTGAGAACCCTCCTGAGCCCAGCAGCCACCCCGAGAAGCCTGTGGCCCGCAGCCTCGCCTGA
- the ADAM33 gene encoding disintegrin and metalloproteinase domain-containing protein 33 isoform X2, translating to MLLLLLLLWPAPGTGVLPGPTLGQPVTASWVRDGRPWHSASLEEPVWRPDVGLVALEAEGQELLLELEKNHRLLAPGYTETHYRPDGQPVVLAPNHTDHCHYQGRVRGFPDSWVVLCTCSGMSGLITLSSNASYYLHPWPPQSSKDFSTHRIFRMEQLLTWKGACGHRDPGDKAGMASLPGAPQSRDRREASRTPRYLELYIVADHSLFVTQHRNLNHTKQRLLEVTNYVDQLLRTLDIQVVLIGLEVWTERDRSRVTQDANATLWAFLQWRRGLWAQRPHDSAQLLTGRAFQGSTVGLAPVEGMCRAESSGGVSMDHSELPIGTAATMAHEIGHSLGLSHDPDGCCVEAAAEPGGCVMAAATGHPFPRVFSACSRRQLRAFFRKGGGVCLSNAPDSGLPVPPARCGNGFVEAGEECDCGSDQECRDLCCFAHNCSLRAGAQCAHGDCCAHCLLKPAGAPCRQAMGDCDLPEFCTGTSPHCPPDIYLLDGSPCAGGSGYCWDGACPTLERQCQQLWGPGSHPAPEACFQVVNSVGDIHGNCGQDSEGHFLPCAERDALCGKLQCQGGKPSPLTSHMVPVNSTVHLDGHEVTCRGASALPGAKLDLLGLGLVESGTQCGPRMVCQSGRCENTAFQELQRCLTACHRRGVCNSNHNCHCAPGWAPPFCDKPGFGGSVDSGPVQPESRDTFLLAMLLSALLPLLPGAGLAWCYYRLPRANLQRCSWGCRRDPACSGPKDGPHRDHPLGSIHPMELGPTATGQPWPLGPENPPEPSSHPEKPVARSLA from the exons atgctgctgctgctgctgctgctctggccGGCGCCGGGCACTGGGGTGCTTCCAG GACCTACCCTTGGGCAGCCAGTCACCGCCAGCTGGGTCCGGGATGGACGACCCTGGCACAGCGCCAGCCTGGAGGAGCCG GTATGGAGGCCAGACGTGGGACTTGTGGCCCTGGAGGCTGAAGGCCAGGAGCTCCTGCTTGAGCTGGAGAAGAACCA caggctgcTGGCCCCAGGATACACAGAAACCCACTACCGCCCAGATGGGCAGCCAGTGGTGCTGGCCCCCAACCACACG GATCATTGCCACTACCAAGGGCGAGTGAGGGGCTTCCCCGACTCCTGGGTAGTCCTCTGCACATGCTCTGGGATGAG TGGCCTGATCACCCTCAGCAGCAATGCCAGCTATTATCTGCATCCCTGGCCGCCTCAGAGCTCCAAGGACTTCTCAACCCACAGGATCTTCCGGATGGAGCAGCTGCTCACCTGGAAAGGAGCCTGTGGCCACAGGGATCCCGGGGACAAAGCCGGCATGGCCAGCCTTCCTGGTGCTCCCCAGAGCAGG GACAGGCGAGAAGCAAGCAGGACCCCGAGGTACCTGGAACTGTACATAGTGGCAGACCACAGCCTG TTCGTGACCCAGCACCGGAACCTGAACCACACCAAACAGCGGCTCCTAGAAGTCACCAACTACGTGGACCAG CTTCTCAGGACTCTGGACATTCAGGTGGTGCTGATTGGCTTGGAAGTGTGGACCGAGCGGGACCGCAGCCGCGTCACGCAGGACGCCAACGCCACGCTCTGGGCCTTTCTGCAGTGGCGCCGGGGCCTGTGGGCGCAGCGGCCCCACGACTCCGCACAGCTGCTCAC GGGCCGCGCCTTCCAGGGCTCCACAGTGGGCCTGGCGCCCGTCGAGGGCATGTGCCGCGCAGAGAGCTCGGGAGGCGTGAGCATG GACCACTCGGAGCTCCCCATTGGCACCGCAGCCACCATGGCCCATGAGATCGGCCACAGCCTCGGCCTCAGCCACGACCCCGACGGCTGCTGCGTGGAGGCAGCGGCCGAGCCCGGAGGCTGCGTCATGGCCGCGGCCACCGG GCACCCGTTCCCACGCGTGTTCAGCGCCTGCAGCCGCCGCCAGCTGCGCGCCTTCTTCCGCAAAGGGGGCGGCGTGTGCCTCTCCAATGCCCCAGACTCCGGGCTCCCGGTGCCACCAGCACGCTGCGGGAACGGTTTCGTGGAGGCCGGCGAGGAGTGTGACTGCGGCTCTGATCAG GAATGCCGTGACCTCTGCTGCTTCGCTCACAATTGCTCGCTGCGCGCGGGGGCCCAATGTGCCCATGGGGACTGCTGCGCCCACTGCCTG CTGAAGCCGGCTGGAGCACCGTGCCGCCAAGCCATGGGCGACTGTGACCTCCCTGAGTTCTGCACCGGTACCTCCCCGCACTGTCCCCCGGACATTTACTTACTGGATGGCTCGCCCTGCGCCGGGGGCAGTGGCTACTGCTGGGATGGCGCATGTCCCACGCTGGAGCGGCAGTGCCAGCAGCTCTGGGGGCCTG GCTCCCATCCAGCCCCCGAGGCCTGTTTCCAGGTTGTGAACTCTGTGGGAGATATCCATGGGAACTGTGGCCAGGACAGCGAGGGCCATTTCCTGCCCTGTGCTGAGAG GGATGCCCTGTGTGGGAAGCTGCAGTGCCAGGGCGGAAAGCCCAGCCCACTCACATCACACATGGTGCCAGTGAACTCCACCGTTCACCTAGATGGCCACGAAGTGACCTGTCGGGGAGCCTCAGCACTCCCTGGTGCCAAGTTGGACCTGCTTGGCCTGGGCCTGGTAGAGTCAGGCACCCAGTGTGGACCTAGAATG GTGTGCCAGAGCGGGCGCTGCGAGAACACTGCCTTCCAGGAGCTGCAGCGCTGCCTGACTGCCTGCCACAGACGCGGG GTTTGCAATAGCAACCATAactgccactgtgctccaggctgggCTCCACCCTTCTGTGACAAGCCAGGCTTCGGTGGCAGCGTGGACAGTGGCCCTGTGCAGCCTGAAA GCCGTGACACCTTCCTGTTGGCCATGCTCCTCAGCGCCCTGCTGCCTCTGCTCCCAGGGGCCGGCCTGGCCTGGTGTTACTACCGGCTCCCAAGAGCCAATCTGCAGCGatgcagctggggctgcaggagggACCCTGCGTGCAGTGG GCCCAAGGATGGCCCACACAGGGACCACCCGCTGGGCAGCATTCACCCCATGGAGTTGGGCCCCACAGCCACTGGACAGCCCTGGCCCCTAG GCCCTGAGAACCCTCCTGAGCCCAGCAGCCACCCCGAGAAGCCTGTGGCCCGCAGCCTCGCCTGA
- the GFRA4 gene encoding GDNF family receptor alpha-4, protein MVHCLGPALLLLLLLLDRAREGGRSPWTCLWTCVVVLGMVVMPRKEGPQLLGKAWLSLVALSPSLMRCKALESPSLPIPHDRAPAGHRTETCNRPAPFPGSVNSARGNRCVDAAEACTANALCQRLRSEYVAQCLGRAAQGGCPRARCRRALRRFFARGPPALTYALLFCPCGGSTCAERRRQTFVPSCAFSGPDPAPPSCLEPLEVCERSRVCRCAQAGAGRGWGRGLSAHRPPSAQAPSPGLSSLLRAGAQRPRRLHVGSARPLRARLRGPRGVPAGTAVTPNYLDNASARVAPWCHCGASGNRREDCEAFRGLFTRNPCLDSAIQAFASGWPPVLLDQLNPQGNPERSLLQVSSAGGALEGHSLLSILPVLALPVLL, encoded by the exons ATGGTCCACTGCCTGGGGCCTGCACTGCTGCTCTTGCTGCTGCTACTGG ATAGGGCCCGTGAGGGTGGGAGGAGCCCCTGGACCTGTCTTTGGACTTGTGTGGTCGTTCTGGGAATGGTAGTGATGCCTAGGAAGGAGGGgcctcagcttctggggaagGCCTGGCTCAGCCTCGTTGCGCTCTCTCCGTCCCTGATGCGTTGCAAGGCCCTCGAGAGCCCGTCGCTACCCATCCCCCACGACAGAGCGCCA GCAGGGCACCGCACCGAGACCTGCAACCGGCCTGCCCCTTTCCCAGGGTCAGTGAATTCGGCCAGAGGGAACCGATGTGTGGACGCTGCCGAAGCCTGCACGGCGAACGCGCTGTGCCAGCGGCTGCGCTCCGAGTACGTGGCGCAGTGCCTGGGCCGGGCCGCGCAGGGGGGCTGTCCCCGCGCCCGCTGCCGCCGCGCCCTGCGCCGCTTCTTCGCCCGCGGACCACCAGCGCTCACCTACGCGCTGCTCTTCTGCCCGTGCGGGGGCTCCACGTGCGCCGAGCGCCGGCGACAGACCTTCGTGCCCTCCTGCGCCTTCTCCGGGCCCGACCCCGCGCCTCCCTCCTGCCTGGAGCCCTTAGAGGTTTGCGAGCGCAGCCGAGTCTGCAGGTGCGCgcaggcgggggcggggcgggga TGGGGGCGGGGCCTCTCTGCTCACCGCCCTCCCTCCGCGCAGGCCCCGTCTCCTGGCCTTTCAAGCCTCCTGCGCGCCGGCGCCCAGCGCCCCCGACGGTTGCATGTGGGATCAGCGCGCCCGCTGCGTGCGCGCCTACGCGGGCCTCGTG GCGTCCCCGCAGGCACAGCTGTCACTCCCAACTACTTGGACAACGCGAGCGCGCGCGTGGCGCCCTGGTGCCACTGCGGAGCCAGCGGGAACCGGCGTGAGGACTGCGAAGCCTTCCGGGGGCTCTTTACCAGGAACCCCTGCTTGG ATAGTGCCATTCAGGCCTTTGCCAGCGGGTGGCCCCCAGTCCTGCTGGACCAGCTGAACCCCCAAGGGAACCCTGAGCGCAGCCTCCTGCAG GTGTCTTCCGCAGGCGGGGCCCTGGAGGGGCACTCCCTGCTCTCCATACTCCCTGTCCTGGCTCTTCCGGTCCTGCTCTGA